Proteins from one Esox lucius isolate fEsoLuc1 chromosome 19, fEsoLuc1.pri, whole genome shotgun sequence genomic window:
- the LOC105018167 gene encoding cat eye syndrome critical region protein 2 homolog isoform X1 translates to MSQGCTISVEEIQSWWEVPAIAHFCSLFRTAFNLPDFEIEELEGALLKQDLDFLSGLLVSLLQGCYQRTDITPQTFSGYLEDIINYRWELEEGKPNPLRQGPFGELSPRTQVELLHRLCDYRLDAADVFDLLKGLDADSLRVEPLGQDGSGALYWYFYGTRMYREEPVNRKGVQLCDASELKPPEKRKRGRPPKKKKVEEIQLIEVEYEVDNENGLEALHSGTDRERGTWSLVCDTEEQWASLAESIKDKTSPQDRHLYRIISQNFLPEISSMIEHKENEQKQRLMDPAQTGSSFRLSEKCVSQEEEDTLQAIAEVEHQKQRDEDLDRQALLAEQRREEEMILQEERQREELERVKAVEERARRRKLREEKAWLISQGKDLPPELQHLEPHSPIRRARRTKEFYEIDDDYTALYKVLEALKAHKDAWPFLEPVDESYAPNYNEVIQTPMDLSTIEKKLNEGEYIAKEEFVSDMKLMFENCMEYNGEDSEYSVMAESLERCFSRALLKHFPSEDGDTDEEFHVSSEDRERDRKEKRRSKGPKQAGPESLIRATEQASRKRTHPGGKGSTPMEEVQPPPPPHWANGPTHHHGMPHPGNLYHPAQQQLQLHGPPMYGQSMTMDPRYARPHPGQGHRPRGPAAHHRPQHYNMPPHMRDGHYMGPRYQMGPDGRPLGPRHHYMGPTHGPSLGPRPVALQSGGLCTPTPEGNTYPSRQCSDSHPMHPMDPMHPGPDIPPRHNYPAFHPGMAVWSGMNRQGQERPSGLGMPNQSVAHHQQQQHPYNHGAPRPLGPSAWPEQPSGPGGYPPHPNGHYRMPISVSSSPGPLALRPPAPPQDSRQRLASMLDSPEMIALQQLSASSTGLPAGSSTGLPAGSSRQHMGNFQQQPPQGVGSAPTPSRPSQHPPPPEIQLLRPARDNGPDSQPARHTDTQPKGPTADPKTANHQTAAAQFSSTLSEQQRPSFSGPTETPSGSAEGMRSPSAPDWGRSQERGSSSGLQAVSEPGHSQRSETTVDREGESPGQSVSHTPPQQNPPSIVHHGPLPPHLHSAPHSQNAPKHITQKPLQQIPENSRPQHNVPQRAGQNAPQQGFPNPQKPSSGNKSSHVAPNPAQRGPKPSPMHGMPQPAPLTSLPPSHPAPQLPPQPSPAEQGDRRPSEPTNRVDSGGTSGDPSLSKPGPPTGVYKQQSFSPKAQQTQLGNPSRPGPRGPAPGHSPAVPPHSRGPENGAMGQYGMGSPPHPHYAQPMGRPMPPSGRQLYSNQAIPQTVNPHPNSYPTYHQQGAARPYHMGQQQPAPQGHPNMYPQYQQQPFYPQGNSQGGYPSEEWHRQFHPRHPMPSSTYLPAASVNISGHLKDSRGMGSPLGSDGSGGGLMSASPQPEAPRGGSVERESREAGSPVGPQPAQVEESSERPESPKEILDLDSHNAAARRRNAQGPPPVTNFLYDPRAVHPGMQQGGAPPPHMISRAPYPGYPGAHYAPQRPHPHLMEALQRPQHLPFPPGPTRMPMYRHPQAGGQFQGMLVQQRDLAPEHFLHPGQQMMSPSGPSSKQEV, encoded by the exons GAACTGGAGGGAGCGCTGCTGAAGCAGGACCTAGACTTTCTCTCCGGCCTACTCGTCTCACTGCTGCAAGGCTGCTACCAGCGCACCGACATCAC CCCCCAGACGTTCAGTGGTTACCTGGAAGACATCATCAACTACCGCTGGGAGCTGGAGGAGGGGAAGCCCAACCCCTTGCGCCAGGGGCCCTTCGGAGAACTGAGCCCGCGCACGCAGGTGGAGCTTCTGCACAGGCTGTGTGACTACCGCCTGGACGCCGCCGACGTCTTTGACCTTCTCAAG GGCCTGGACGCGGACAGCCTGCGGGTGGAGCCACTGGGGCAGGATGGGAGCGGCGCCCTCTACTGGTACTTCTACGGTACCCGTATGTACAGAGAGGAGCCAGTCAACAGGAAAGGAGTGCAACTCTG TGACGCCTCTGAGCTTAAACCACCAGAGAAGAGGAAGCGGGGTAGACCGCCGAAGAAGAAGAAGGTGGAAGAGATCCAGCTAAT TGAGGTGGAGTATGAGGTGGACAATGAGAATGGACTGGAAGCGCTGCACTCAGGCACAG ACCGGGAACGTGGCACCTGGTCCCTGGTGTGTGACACGGAGGAGCAATGGGCCAGCCTGGCCGAGAGCATCAAGGACAAAACGTCCCCCCAGGACCGACACCTCTACCGCATCATCAGCCAGAACTTCCTCCCTGAGATCAGTAGCATGATCGAGCACAAG GAGAATGAACAGAAGCAGAGGCTGATGGACCCGGCCCAAACAGGCAGCTCCTTCCGGCTGTCTGAGAAATGCGTgagccaggaggaggag gACACTCTGCAGGCCATAGCCGAAGTGGAGcatcagaaacagagagacgaGGACTTGGACAGGCAGGCCCTGCTGGCGGAGCAGAGACGAGAGGAGGAGATGATACTGCAGGAGGAGCGCCAGAGAGAGGAGCTAGAGAGGGTCAAAGCTGTGGAGG AGCGAGCGCGGCGGCGGAAGCTGCGCGAGGAAAAGGCCTGGTTGATATCCCAGGGGAAGGACCTGCCGCCAGAACTGCAGCACCTGGAGCCCCACTCGCCCATACGACGCGCCCGTCGCACTAAAGAGTT ctacGAAATTGATGACGATTACACGGCGTTGTACAAAG TTTTGGAGGCCCTAAAAGCCCACAAGGACGCCTGGCCCTTCCTGGAGCCCGTGGACGAGTCCTACGCTCCCAACTATAATGAGGTCATTCAG ACACCAATGGATCTGTCCACCATCGAGAAGAAGCTGAACGAAGGGGAGTACATTGCCAAGGAGGAGTTTGTGTCGGACATGAAGCTCATGTTTGAGAACTGCATGGAGTACAATGGGGAAGACAGTG AGTACAGCGTCATGGCTGAGTCCCTGGAGCGCTGCTTCAGCCGGGCGCTACTCAAGCACTTCCCGTCGGAGGACGGCGACACGGACGAGGAGTTCCACGTGAGCAGCGAGGACCGCGAGAGGGACCGcaaggagaaaaggaggagcaAAGGCCCCAAACAGGCGGGGCCCGAGAGCTTGATCCGAGCCACCGAGCAGGCCTCGCGCAAACGGACGCACCCAGGGGGCAAGGGCAGCACTCCCATGGAGGAGGTCcagcccccccctccaccccactGGGCCAACGGACCCACTCACCACCATGGCATGCCCCACCCTGGGAACCTTTACCACCCAGCTCAACAG CAGCTCCAGCTCCATGGTCCTCCCATGTATGGCCAGAGCATGACCATGGACCCCCGCTACGCCCGCCCCCACCCTGGACAGGGCCACCGGCCCAGGGGCCCTGCAGCTCACCACAGGCCTCAGCATTACAACATGCCG CCTCACATGAGGGATGGTCACTATATGGGTCCCCGGTACCAGATGGGTCCTGATGGCCGGCCGCTCGGCCCGCGGCACCACTACATGGGTCCCACCCACGGCCCCTCGCTGGGCCCCCGCCCTGTGGCCCTGCAGTCTGGGGGCCTCTGCACCCCCACGCCCGAAGGCAACACGTATCCATCGCGCCAGTGCAGCGACAGCCACCCCATGCACCCCATGGACCCCATGCACCCCGGGCCGGACATCCCTCCGCGACACAACTACCCCGCCTTCCACCCGGGCATGGCCGTTTGGTCGGGGATGAACCGCCAAGGACAGGAGAGGCCGAGCGGCCTGGGGATGCCGAACCAGAGCGTGGCtcaccaccagcagcagcagcacccCTATAACCACGGGGCTCCACGTCCCCTGGGCCCCAGCGCTTGGCCCGAGCAGCCCAGTGGCCCTGGAGGGTACCCCCCTCACCCCAATGGCCACTACAGGATGCCTATTAGTGTCAGCAGCTCCCCAGGGCCCTTGGCCCTGCGCCCCCCCGCGCCTCCCCAGGACTCCAGGCAACGTCTGGCCTCCATGTTGGACAGCCCAGAGATGATTGCCCTGCAGCAGCTGTCTGCCTCCTCCACCGGACTCCCTGCTGGCTCCTCCACTGGACTCCCTGCTGGCTCCTCTCGCCAGCACATGGGCAACTTTCAGCAGCAGCCCCCACAGGGAGTTGGCAGCGCCCCAACTCCATCTCGCCCCTCACagcacccccctccccctgaaATTCAACTGCTGCGTCCTGCCAGAGACAATGGCCCAGACAGCCAGCCGGctcgacacacagacacgcaacCCAAAG GGCCGACGGCAGATCCCAAAACGGCCAACCACCAGACGGCGGCAGCACagttctcctccaccctctctgaACAGCAGCGCCCGTCGTTCTCCGGTCCCACTGAGACTCCCAGCGGCTCCGCTGAGGGCATGCGGAGCCCCTCGGCTCCTGACTGGGGCCGATCACAGGAGAGGGGTAGCAGCTCGGGGTTGCAGGCTGTGTCTGAGCCGGGACACTCGCAGAGATCAGAGACAACCGTCGACCGGGAGGGGGAGAGCCCAGGACAGTCTGTCAGCCACACTCCCCCTCAACAGAACCCCCCTTCCATTGTTCATCATGGCCCGTTGCCCCCTCACCTCCACAGTGCACCTCACTCCCAGAATGCTCCAAAGCATATTACCCAGAAACCCTTGCAGCAAATCCCTGAGAATTCCCGTCCGCAACATAACGTCCCTCAGCGCGCCGGTCAGAATGCCCCACAGCAAGGCTTCCCGAACCCCCAGAAACCAAGCTCTGGAAACAAATCGTCTCACGTTGCCCCGAATCCGGCTCAACGTGGTCCCAAGCCCAGCCCCATGCATGGGATGCCCCAGCCCGCCCCTCTCACCTCCCTGCCCCCCAGCCACCCAGCCCCCCAGCTCCCtccccagcccagcccagccgAGCAGGGAGACCGAAGGCCCAGCGAGCCCACTAACAGGGTAGACTCGGGAGGCACCTCTGGTGACCCTAGTCTGAGTAAGCCTGGACCTCCGACCGGCGTTTATAAACAGCAGTCATTCAGTCCCAAAGCACAGCAGACACAGCTGGGTAACCCGAGTAGGCCGGGTCCGAGGGGACCAGCACCGGGTCACAGCCCAGCCGTGCCTCCCCACTCCCGGGGCCCAGAGAACGGAGCCATGGGTCAGTATGGCATGGGCAGTCCGCCCCATCCACACTACGCCCAACCCATGGGCAGACCCATGCCTCCGTCCGGTCGCCAGCTCTACTCAAACCAAGCCATCCCCCAGACCGTGAACCCCCACCCTAACAGCTACCCCACCTACCACCAGCAGGGAGCTGCCCGTCCGTATCACATGGGCCAGCAACAGCCGGCTCCCCAGGGTCACCCTAACATGTACCCCCAGTACCAGCAGCAGCCCTTCTACCCCCAGGGCAACAGCCAGGGCGGGTACCCCTCGGAGGAGTGGCACAGGCAGTTCCACCCTCGCCACCCAATGCCCTCCAGCACCTACCTGCCTGCCGCCAGCGTGAACATCAGTGGGCACCTGAAGGACAGCCGTGGCATGGGCTCCCCCCTGGGTTCTGACGGCTCCGGGGGCGGCCTGATGTCCGCCAGCCCCCAGCCCGAGGCCCCCCGCGGAGGCTCCgtggagagggagagcagggaggcGGGCAGCCCGGTGGGACCTCAGCCTGCTCAGGTGGAGGAGAGCTCGGAACGGCCAGAGAGCCCCAAGGAGATCCTGGACCTGGACAGCCACAACGCTGCCGCCCGCCGTCGGAACGCCCAGGGCCCGCCTCCCGTGACCAACTTCCTGTACGACCCCCGAGCCGTGCATCCTGGGATGCAGCAGGGCGGGGCCCCGCCGCCTCACATGATTTCTCGTGCGCCGTACCCCGGCTACCCTGGTGCACACTACGCCCCCCAGAGACCCCACCCACACCTCATGGAGGCCCTTCAGAGGCCCCAGCACCTGCCATTTCCCCCGGGGCCCACCCGCATGCCCATGTACAGGCACCCCCAGGCTGGAGGCCAGTTCCAGGGCATGCTGGTTCAGCAGAGAGACTTGGCGCCTGAACACTTCCTTCACCCAGG GCAGCAGATGATGTCTCCCAGTGGTCCCAGCAGTAAACAGGAAGTTTGA
- the LOC105018167 gene encoding cat eye syndrome critical region protein 2 homolog isoform X2, with translation MSQGCTISVEEIQSWWEVPAIAHFCSLFRTAFNLPDFEIEELEGALLKQDLDFLSGLLVSLLQGCYQRTDITPQTFSGYLEDIINYRWELEEGKPNPLRQGPFGELSPRTQVELLHRLCDYRLDAADVFDLLKGLDADSLRVEPLGQDGSGALYWYFYGTRMYREEPVNRKGVQLCDASELKPPEKRKRGRPPKKKKVEEIQLIEVEYEVDNENGLEALHSGTDRERGTWSLVCDTEEQWASLAESIKDKTSPQDRHLYRIISQNFLPEISSMIEHKENEQKQRLMDPAQTGSSFRLSEKCVSQEEEDTLQAIAEVEHQKQRDEDLDRQALLAEQRREEEMILQEERQREELERVKAVEERARRRKLREEKAWLISQGKDLPPELQHLEPHSPIRRARRTKEFYEIDDDYTALYKVLEALKAHKDAWPFLEPVDESYAPNYNEVIQTPMDLSTIEKKLNEGEYIAKEEFVSDMKLMFENCMEYNGEDSEYSVMAESLERCFSRALLKHFPSEDGDTDEEFHVSSEDRERDRKEKRRSKGPKQAGPESLIRATEQASRKRTHPGGKGSTPMEEVQPPPPPHWANGPTHHHGMPHPGNLYHPAQQLQLHGPPMYGQSMTMDPRYARPHPGQGHRPRGPAAHHRPQHYNMPPHMRDGHYMGPRYQMGPDGRPLGPRHHYMGPTHGPSLGPRPVALQSGGLCTPTPEGNTYPSRQCSDSHPMHPMDPMHPGPDIPPRHNYPAFHPGMAVWSGMNRQGQERPSGLGMPNQSVAHHQQQQHPYNHGAPRPLGPSAWPEQPSGPGGYPPHPNGHYRMPISVSSSPGPLALRPPAPPQDSRQRLASMLDSPEMIALQQLSASSTGLPAGSSTGLPAGSSRQHMGNFQQQPPQGVGSAPTPSRPSQHPPPPEIQLLRPARDNGPDSQPARHTDTQPKGPTADPKTANHQTAAAQFSSTLSEQQRPSFSGPTETPSGSAEGMRSPSAPDWGRSQERGSSSGLQAVSEPGHSQRSETTVDREGESPGQSVSHTPPQQNPPSIVHHGPLPPHLHSAPHSQNAPKHITQKPLQQIPENSRPQHNVPQRAGQNAPQQGFPNPQKPSSGNKSSHVAPNPAQRGPKPSPMHGMPQPAPLTSLPPSHPAPQLPPQPSPAEQGDRRPSEPTNRVDSGGTSGDPSLSKPGPPTGVYKQQSFSPKAQQTQLGNPSRPGPRGPAPGHSPAVPPHSRGPENGAMGQYGMGSPPHPHYAQPMGRPMPPSGRQLYSNQAIPQTVNPHPNSYPTYHQQGAARPYHMGQQQPAPQGHPNMYPQYQQQPFYPQGNSQGGYPSEEWHRQFHPRHPMPSSTYLPAASVNISGHLKDSRGMGSPLGSDGSGGGLMSASPQPEAPRGGSVERESREAGSPVGPQPAQVEESSERPESPKEILDLDSHNAAARRRNAQGPPPVTNFLYDPRAVHPGMQQGGAPPPHMISRAPYPGYPGAHYAPQRPHPHLMEALQRPQHLPFPPGPTRMPMYRHPQAGGQFQGMLVQQRDLAPEHFLHPGQQMMSPSGPSSKQEV, from the exons GAACTGGAGGGAGCGCTGCTGAAGCAGGACCTAGACTTTCTCTCCGGCCTACTCGTCTCACTGCTGCAAGGCTGCTACCAGCGCACCGACATCAC CCCCCAGACGTTCAGTGGTTACCTGGAAGACATCATCAACTACCGCTGGGAGCTGGAGGAGGGGAAGCCCAACCCCTTGCGCCAGGGGCCCTTCGGAGAACTGAGCCCGCGCACGCAGGTGGAGCTTCTGCACAGGCTGTGTGACTACCGCCTGGACGCCGCCGACGTCTTTGACCTTCTCAAG GGCCTGGACGCGGACAGCCTGCGGGTGGAGCCACTGGGGCAGGATGGGAGCGGCGCCCTCTACTGGTACTTCTACGGTACCCGTATGTACAGAGAGGAGCCAGTCAACAGGAAAGGAGTGCAACTCTG TGACGCCTCTGAGCTTAAACCACCAGAGAAGAGGAAGCGGGGTAGACCGCCGAAGAAGAAGAAGGTGGAAGAGATCCAGCTAAT TGAGGTGGAGTATGAGGTGGACAATGAGAATGGACTGGAAGCGCTGCACTCAGGCACAG ACCGGGAACGTGGCACCTGGTCCCTGGTGTGTGACACGGAGGAGCAATGGGCCAGCCTGGCCGAGAGCATCAAGGACAAAACGTCCCCCCAGGACCGACACCTCTACCGCATCATCAGCCAGAACTTCCTCCCTGAGATCAGTAGCATGATCGAGCACAAG GAGAATGAACAGAAGCAGAGGCTGATGGACCCGGCCCAAACAGGCAGCTCCTTCCGGCTGTCTGAGAAATGCGTgagccaggaggaggag gACACTCTGCAGGCCATAGCCGAAGTGGAGcatcagaaacagagagacgaGGACTTGGACAGGCAGGCCCTGCTGGCGGAGCAGAGACGAGAGGAGGAGATGATACTGCAGGAGGAGCGCCAGAGAGAGGAGCTAGAGAGGGTCAAAGCTGTGGAGG AGCGAGCGCGGCGGCGGAAGCTGCGCGAGGAAAAGGCCTGGTTGATATCCCAGGGGAAGGACCTGCCGCCAGAACTGCAGCACCTGGAGCCCCACTCGCCCATACGACGCGCCCGTCGCACTAAAGAGTT ctacGAAATTGATGACGATTACACGGCGTTGTACAAAG TTTTGGAGGCCCTAAAAGCCCACAAGGACGCCTGGCCCTTCCTGGAGCCCGTGGACGAGTCCTACGCTCCCAACTATAATGAGGTCATTCAG ACACCAATGGATCTGTCCACCATCGAGAAGAAGCTGAACGAAGGGGAGTACATTGCCAAGGAGGAGTTTGTGTCGGACATGAAGCTCATGTTTGAGAACTGCATGGAGTACAATGGGGAAGACAGTG AGTACAGCGTCATGGCTGAGTCCCTGGAGCGCTGCTTCAGCCGGGCGCTACTCAAGCACTTCCCGTCGGAGGACGGCGACACGGACGAGGAGTTCCACGTGAGCAGCGAGGACCGCGAGAGGGACCGcaaggagaaaaggaggagcaAAGGCCCCAAACAGGCGGGGCCCGAGAGCTTGATCCGAGCCACCGAGCAGGCCTCGCGCAAACGGACGCACCCAGGGGGCAAGGGCAGCACTCCCATGGAGGAGGTCcagcccccccctccaccccactGGGCCAACGGACCCACTCACCACCATGGCATGCCCCACCCTGGGAACCTTTACCACCCAGCTCAACAG CTCCAGCTCCATGGTCCTCCCATGTATGGCCAGAGCATGACCATGGACCCCCGCTACGCCCGCCCCCACCCTGGACAGGGCCACCGGCCCAGGGGCCCTGCAGCTCACCACAGGCCTCAGCATTACAACATGCCG CCTCACATGAGGGATGGTCACTATATGGGTCCCCGGTACCAGATGGGTCCTGATGGCCGGCCGCTCGGCCCGCGGCACCACTACATGGGTCCCACCCACGGCCCCTCGCTGGGCCCCCGCCCTGTGGCCCTGCAGTCTGGGGGCCTCTGCACCCCCACGCCCGAAGGCAACACGTATCCATCGCGCCAGTGCAGCGACAGCCACCCCATGCACCCCATGGACCCCATGCACCCCGGGCCGGACATCCCTCCGCGACACAACTACCCCGCCTTCCACCCGGGCATGGCCGTTTGGTCGGGGATGAACCGCCAAGGACAGGAGAGGCCGAGCGGCCTGGGGATGCCGAACCAGAGCGTGGCtcaccaccagcagcagcagcacccCTATAACCACGGGGCTCCACGTCCCCTGGGCCCCAGCGCTTGGCCCGAGCAGCCCAGTGGCCCTGGAGGGTACCCCCCTCACCCCAATGGCCACTACAGGATGCCTATTAGTGTCAGCAGCTCCCCAGGGCCCTTGGCCCTGCGCCCCCCCGCGCCTCCCCAGGACTCCAGGCAACGTCTGGCCTCCATGTTGGACAGCCCAGAGATGATTGCCCTGCAGCAGCTGTCTGCCTCCTCCACCGGACTCCCTGCTGGCTCCTCCACTGGACTCCCTGCTGGCTCCTCTCGCCAGCACATGGGCAACTTTCAGCAGCAGCCCCCACAGGGAGTTGGCAGCGCCCCAACTCCATCTCGCCCCTCACagcacccccctccccctgaaATTCAACTGCTGCGTCCTGCCAGAGACAATGGCCCAGACAGCCAGCCGGctcgacacacagacacgcaacCCAAAG GGCCGACGGCAGATCCCAAAACGGCCAACCACCAGACGGCGGCAGCACagttctcctccaccctctctgaACAGCAGCGCCCGTCGTTCTCCGGTCCCACTGAGACTCCCAGCGGCTCCGCTGAGGGCATGCGGAGCCCCTCGGCTCCTGACTGGGGCCGATCACAGGAGAGGGGTAGCAGCTCGGGGTTGCAGGCTGTGTCTGAGCCGGGACACTCGCAGAGATCAGAGACAACCGTCGACCGGGAGGGGGAGAGCCCAGGACAGTCTGTCAGCCACACTCCCCCTCAACAGAACCCCCCTTCCATTGTTCATCATGGCCCGTTGCCCCCTCACCTCCACAGTGCACCTCACTCCCAGAATGCTCCAAAGCATATTACCCAGAAACCCTTGCAGCAAATCCCTGAGAATTCCCGTCCGCAACATAACGTCCCTCAGCGCGCCGGTCAGAATGCCCCACAGCAAGGCTTCCCGAACCCCCAGAAACCAAGCTCTGGAAACAAATCGTCTCACGTTGCCCCGAATCCGGCTCAACGTGGTCCCAAGCCCAGCCCCATGCATGGGATGCCCCAGCCCGCCCCTCTCACCTCCCTGCCCCCCAGCCACCCAGCCCCCCAGCTCCCtccccagcccagcccagccgAGCAGGGAGACCGAAGGCCCAGCGAGCCCACTAACAGGGTAGACTCGGGAGGCACCTCTGGTGACCCTAGTCTGAGTAAGCCTGGACCTCCGACCGGCGTTTATAAACAGCAGTCATTCAGTCCCAAAGCACAGCAGACACAGCTGGGTAACCCGAGTAGGCCGGGTCCGAGGGGACCAGCACCGGGTCACAGCCCAGCCGTGCCTCCCCACTCCCGGGGCCCAGAGAACGGAGCCATGGGTCAGTATGGCATGGGCAGTCCGCCCCATCCACACTACGCCCAACCCATGGGCAGACCCATGCCTCCGTCCGGTCGCCAGCTCTACTCAAACCAAGCCATCCCCCAGACCGTGAACCCCCACCCTAACAGCTACCCCACCTACCACCAGCAGGGAGCTGCCCGTCCGTATCACATGGGCCAGCAACAGCCGGCTCCCCAGGGTCACCCTAACATGTACCCCCAGTACCAGCAGCAGCCCTTCTACCCCCAGGGCAACAGCCAGGGCGGGTACCCCTCGGAGGAGTGGCACAGGCAGTTCCACCCTCGCCACCCAATGCCCTCCAGCACCTACCTGCCTGCCGCCAGCGTGAACATCAGTGGGCACCTGAAGGACAGCCGTGGCATGGGCTCCCCCCTGGGTTCTGACGGCTCCGGGGGCGGCCTGATGTCCGCCAGCCCCCAGCCCGAGGCCCCCCGCGGAGGCTCCgtggagagggagagcagggaggcGGGCAGCCCGGTGGGACCTCAGCCTGCTCAGGTGGAGGAGAGCTCGGAACGGCCAGAGAGCCCCAAGGAGATCCTGGACCTGGACAGCCACAACGCTGCCGCCCGCCGTCGGAACGCCCAGGGCCCGCCTCCCGTGACCAACTTCCTGTACGACCCCCGAGCCGTGCATCCTGGGATGCAGCAGGGCGGGGCCCCGCCGCCTCACATGATTTCTCGTGCGCCGTACCCCGGCTACCCTGGTGCACACTACGCCCCCCAGAGACCCCACCCACACCTCATGGAGGCCCTTCAGAGGCCCCAGCACCTGCCATTTCCCCCGGGGCCCACCCGCATGCCCATGTACAGGCACCCCCAGGCTGGAGGCCAGTTCCAGGGCATGCTGGTTCAGCAGAGAGACTTGGCGCCTGAACACTTCCTTCACCCAGG GCAGCAGATGATGTCTCCCAGTGGTCCCAGCAGTAAACAGGAAGTTTGA